One genomic region from Chiloscyllium plagiosum isolate BGI_BamShark_2017 chromosome 21, ASM401019v2, whole genome shotgun sequence encodes:
- the snu13b gene encoding SNU13 homolog, small nuclear ribonucleoprotein b (U4/U6.U5), which yields MTEQDVNPKAYPLADAQLTKTILDLVQQAGNYKQLRKGANEATKTLNRGIAEFIVMAADAEPLEIILHLPLLCEDKNVPYVFVRSKQALGRACGVCRPVIASSVTIKEGSQLKPQIQSVQQAVERLLV from the exons ATG ACGGAGCAAGACGTTAACCCTAAAGCATATCCTCTTGCGGATGCCCAGCTAACAAAGACAATTCTAGATCTTGTGCAGCAAGCTGGGAACTATAAACAGCTTCGAAAAGGAGCTAATGAAG CCACCAAGACCTTGAACAGAGGAATTGCTGAATTCATAGTGATGGCTGCTGATGCTGAACCGTTGGAGATTATCCTTCACTTACCTCTTCTCTGCGAAGATAAAAATGTGCCTTACGTTTTTGTAAGATCTAAACAGGCTCTGGGCCGTGCATGTGGTGTGTGTCGGCCTGTCATTGCATCCTCTGTCACCATAAAGGAAGGCTCTCAGCTGAAACCACAGATTCAGTCTGTTCAACAGGCAGTTGAACGTTTACTGGTTTGA